One stretch of Girardinichthys multiradiatus isolate DD_20200921_A chromosome 2, DD_fGirMul_XY1, whole genome shotgun sequence DNA includes these proteins:
- the LOC124878229 gene encoding acyl-CoA Delta-4 desaturase-like, with product MGGGGQQTEPAEPGSGKAAGVYTWEEVQKHRSRNDQWLVVNRQVYNISQWVKRHPGGSRVIGHYAGEDATEVFAAFHPDQKFVQKFLKPLLIGELVATEPNQDANKNAEIIQDFGHLREQTENRGLFQAQPLFFCLHLGHILVLEAVAWLMVSYWGTSWTMTLLCSVLLATAQSQAGWLQHDFGHLSVFKKSKWNHLVHKFIIGHLKGASANWWNHRHFQHHAKPNVFKKDPDINMMDIFVLGNTQPVEYGIKKIKNYPYNYQHQYFFLVAPPLLIPVFYNYNIMKTMITRRDWVDLAWASTYYIRYFYCYVPLYGVFGSLALMMFVRFLESHWFVWVTQMSHLPMEIDHERRQDWLTMQLQATCNIEQSFFNDWFSGHLNFQIEHHLFPRMPRHNYQLVAPRVRQLCEKHGIAYETKTLWRGMVDVFRSLKTSGELWLDAYLHK from the exons ATGGGAGGTGGAGGACAGCAGACTGAGCCAGCAGAGCCAGGTAGCGGGAAGGCTGCAGGTGTTTATACCTGGGAGGAGGTGCAGAAGCACCGCAGCCGGAACGACCAGTGGCTGGTGGTCAACCGACAGGTTTATAACATCAGCCAATGGGTCAAACGACATCCAGGAGGGTCCCGAGTAATCGGGCATTATGCTGGAGAGGATGCAacg gAAGTTTTTGCAGCCTTTCATCCTGATCAAAAGTTTGTGCAGAAGTTTCTGAAGCCTCTGCTGATTGGAGAGTTGGTGGCGACAGAGCCAAATCAggatgcaaataaaaat GCAgaaatcattcaggattttggTCATTTACGAGAACAGACAGAGAATAGAGGCCTTTTTCAAGCTCAGCCTTTATTCTTCTGCCTCCATCTGGGTCACATCTTGGTGCTGGAGGCCGTCGCCTGGCTGATGGTCTCGTACTGGGGCACGAGTTGGACTATGACTTTACTGTGTTCAGTACTGCTTGCAACCGCTCAG TCCCAGGCTGGATGGCTGCAGCATGACTTTGGTCACCTTTCTGTCTTCAAGAAGTCAAAATGGAATCACTTGGTCCACAAGTTTATCATTGGACATCTGAAG ggAGCTTCAGCCAACTGGTGGAACCATCGACATTTCCAGCATCACGCCAAGCCGAACGTCTTCAAGAAGGATCCTGACATCAACATGATGGATATCTTTGTGCTTGGGAACACTCAGCCAGTGGAG TACGGCATTAAAAAGATCAAAAACTACCCCTATAACTACCAACACCAGTACTTCTTTCTCG TGGCACCACCACTGCTTATTCCAGTTTTCTACAACTACAATATAATGAAGACCATGATTACTCGACGTGACTGGGTG GATCTGGCCTGGGCTTCCACATATTACATTCGTTACTTCTACTGTTATGTACCACTGTATGGTGTGTTTGGCTCACTGGCACTCATGATGTTCGTCAG GTTTTTAGAAAGTCACTGGTTTGTGTGGGTGACTCAAATGAGCCACTTGCCAATGGAGATCGATCACGAGAGGCGCCAAGACTGGCTGACCATGCAG TTACAAGCCACGTGTAACATTGAGCAGTCCTTCTTCAATGATTGGTTCAGTGGACACCTCAACTTTCAAATCGAACACCA CCTGTTTCCCAGGATGCCACGCCACAACTACCAGCTGGTGGCCCCGCGGGTCCGCCAGCTGTGTGAGAAACACGGGATTgcttatgagacaaaaactttgtGGCGAGGAATGGTTGACGTGTTCAG GTCGCTGAAAACTTCAGGGGAACTTTGGCTTGATGCATATCTCCATAAATGA